The Epilithonimonas zeae genome contains a region encoding:
- the frr gene encoding ribosome recycling factor, producing MEELGLIVASVKQEMDAAIKHLDHAFQKIRAGRASTAMVQDVMVEYYGAPTPLSQVANVSVVDAMTLSIQPWDRTALGAIGKGIVNSNLGFAPSNNGDVIIINVPPLTEDRRRELAKQAKGETDQTKVTIRNARQEGNKELKRLEGVAEDLIKGVEKDIQDLTDSYVKKADEHLKVKEAEILKV from the coding sequence ATGGAAGAATTAGGACTCATTGTAGCATCGGTAAAGCAAGAGATGGATGCTGCAATCAAGCATTTGGATCACGCTTTTCAAAAGATTAGAGCAGGTCGTGCTTCTACAGCTATGGTACAGGATGTAATGGTAGAATATTACGGTGCACCTACTCCACTTAGTCAAGTTGCCAACGTTTCTGTGGTAGATGCAATGACGCTTTCTATCCAGCCTTGGGACAGAACAGCTTTGGGAGCAATTGGAAAAGGAATCGTAAACTCTAACCTTGGATTTGCACCGTCTAACAATGGTGATGTTATCATTATCAATGTTCCGCCTTTAACAGAGGACAGAAGACGCGAATTGGCAAAACAGGCAAAAGGAGAAACTGATCAGACAAAAGTAACCATCAGAAACGCAAGACAAGAAGGTAACAAAGAACTGAAAAGATTGGAAGGTGTTGCAGAAGACCTTATTAAAGGGGTTGAAAAAGACATCCAGGATTTGACAGATTCTTATGTTAAGAAAGCTGATGAACATTTGAAAGTAAAAGAAGCGGAAATCTTAAAAGTTTAA
- the pyrH gene encoding UMP kinase, whose translation MKYKRILLKLSGEALMGERQYGIDNDRLKEYAVEIKKVVDKGCEVAIVIGGGNIFRGLAGAAKGMDRVQGDYMGMLATVINGMALQGALEDAGIITRLQSAIEMDKVAEPFIKRKAVRHLEKGRVVIFGAGTGNPYFTTDTAATLRAIEIDADVILKGTRVDGIYDSDPEKNADAVKFNSLSFDEVFEKNLKVMDMTAFTLSHENKLPIIVFDMNKEGNLEKLVDGENIGTLVNV comes from the coding sequence ATGAAATATAAAAGAATCCTTCTGAAATTGAGTGGTGAAGCACTTATGGGAGAACGCCAATACGGCATCGATAACGATAGACTGAAAGAGTATGCAGTCGAAATCAAAAAAGTAGTAGACAAAGGCTGCGAAGTAGCGATTGTTATCGGTGGTGGAAATATTTTCAGAGGATTAGCCGGCGCTGCAAAAGGAATGGACCGCGTTCAGGGAGATTATATGGGAATGCTTGCAACGGTTATCAACGGAATGGCTCTACAAGGCGCTTTGGAAGATGCCGGAATTATCACAAGATTGCAATCTGCCATCGAAATGGACAAAGTAGCTGAACCTTTCATCAAAAGAAAAGCCGTTCGTCATTTGGAAAAAGGACGTGTTGTAATCTTCGGAGCTGGAACTGGAAATCCATATTTCACGACAGATACTGCTGCAACACTTAGAGCAATCGAAATTGATGCAGATGTAATCTTAAAAGGAACCAGAGTGGACGGAATATACGACAGTGATCCTGAAAAAAATGCAGACGCCGTGAAATTCAACAGCCTATCTTTCGATGAGGTTTTTGAAAAAAATCTGAAAGTTATGGATATGACCGCTTTCACTTTGAGCCACGAGAACAAGTTACCAATCATCGTTTTTGATATGAACAAAGAAGGTAACCTGGAAAAACTGGTAGACGGAGAAAATATCGGAACCTTAGTTAACGTATAA
- the porQ gene encoding type IX secretion system protein PorQ, whose product MLKKFYNLFFIAISSVVFSQTGTSVYQFLNIPISPRQAVLGDAISVRDYDVNFTAANPALMNLAMDKMLSVNYASYLADTKIGSVNYVRDLGEGHLASFSARYMDYGSMPRTDENSIVNGDFSAMDASVGLGYAYQFEDNFTIGINGNFVTSKIDTYTSSAVTASAGVTYHFDKTNETLALVFRNFGYQIKPYNGVRERLPFRVDLGYTKILDEFPAALTITAHDLQQFNISAETDINGQPTKFGRKVLDHISLGAELFPGQAFNIRFGYNVKRGGELAVLDQRSFTGLSAGFSLKISSFRFDYSHMRYHNASNVNMLGLTMDLIELGGNRR is encoded by the coding sequence GTGTTGAAGAAGTTTTACAATCTTTTTTTTATCGCAATTTCCAGTGTGGTTTTCTCTCAAACGGGAACCTCGGTTTATCAGTTTCTTAATATTCCGATTTCTCCAAGGCAGGCAGTTTTGGGAGATGCTATTTCTGTTCGGGATTATGATGTCAATTTTACAGCAGCCAATCCGGCTCTTATGAATCTTGCAATGGATAAAATGTTATCCGTCAATTATGCGTCATATTTAGCTGATACCAAAATTGGAAGTGTCAATTATGTTCGTGATTTAGGTGAAGGACATTTAGCATCATTCAGTGCAAGATATATGGATTACGGAAGTATGCCAAGAACGGATGAGAATTCTATTGTTAATGGTGATTTTTCTGCGATGGATGCTTCTGTCGGACTTGGTTATGCTTATCAGTTTGAAGATAATTTCACGATTGGAATCAATGGGAATTTCGTAACCTCAAAGATTGATACATACACGTCATCTGCTGTTACGGCAAGCGCAGGAGTTACTTATCATTTTGACAAAACCAATGAAACCTTAGCCTTGGTTTTTAGGAATTTTGGATATCAAATCAAACCATATAACGGTGTAAGAGAAAGATTACCTTTCCGTGTGGATCTTGGTTACACTAAAATTTTGGACGAATTTCCAGCTGCATTAACTATTACAGCGCACGATCTTCAGCAATTTAATATCTCTGCAGAAACAGATATTAATGGACAACCTACCAAATTCGGGAGAAAAGTTTTGGATCATATTTCTTTGGGTGCAGAATTATTTCCTGGTCAGGCTTTCAATATCAGATTCGGATATAATGTCAAGAGAGGAGGAGAACTGGCAGTGTTGGATCAAAGAAGTTTTACAGGTTTGTCTGCAGGTTTTAGTTTGAAGATTTCTTCTTTCCGGTTTGATTATTCCCATATGCGTTATCACAATGCTTCCAATGTCAATATGTTGGGTCTTACAATGGATTTGATAGAACTTGGCGGAAACAGGAGATAG
- the cmk gene encoding (d)CMP kinase, whose protein sequence is MTKKPVIAIDGFSSTGKSSISKIIAKRLGLIHMDTGALYRGITFYAIQNCADNDGNIDLQKLISSLPKINLEFQNIDGELILFLNGKNIDKEIRFPQVSDNVSQVAKEADVRNFLLKTQRDIAEKGGVIMDGRDIGTVVLPNADYKFFMTASQDERVRRRFLELELAGEKTDVETVKQNLISRDKIDSEREVSPLKQADDAILIDNTNINKEETIELILSYIKKF, encoded by the coding sequence ATGACAAAAAAACCGGTAATTGCTATCGATGGCTTTTCATCCACAGGAAAAAGTTCGATTTCTAAAATCATCGCCAAAAGATTAGGTCTTATCCATATGGATACAGGCGCGCTTTACAGAGGTATTACTTTTTATGCTATTCAGAATTGTGCAGATAATGATGGTAATATTGATTTGCAAAAATTAATTTCTTCTCTTCCTAAAATCAATTTAGAATTTCAAAATATTGATGGAGAACTGATTCTGTTTCTTAATGGAAAAAATATTGATAAAGAAATCCGTTTTCCTCAGGTTTCTGATAATGTAAGTCAGGTTGCGAAAGAAGCCGATGTCCGTAATTTTCTGCTGAAGACTCAAAGAGATATTGCTGAAAAAGGCGGTGTGATAATGGATGGCAGAGATATCGGAACAGTTGTCCTTCCTAATGCGGATTACAAATTTTTTATGACAGCAAGTCAGGATGAGCGTGTCAGAAGACGTTTTCTTGAATTGGAACTGGCAGGTGAAAAGACAGATGTGGAAACTGTGAAACAAAACCTAATCTCTCGTGACAAAATAGATAGCGAAAGAGAAGTTTCTCCTCTGAAACAAGCCGATGACGCTATTTTGATTGATAACACCAATATCAACAAAGAAGAAACGATTGAACTGATTTTGTCCTATATCAAAAAGTTTTAA
- a CDS encoding YtxH domain-containing protein, with product MSKKSNSAAVLAALLAGAATGVILGLLYAPEEGKETRKKIREKANDLKDKAVDEYGKTSEKVRDAYSDVSHNVKDKYQSLSSTFKETAQNVASTVKDSYDKYKDQIVSKTSDVVKDVETELDGLK from the coding sequence ATGTCAAAAAAATCAAATTCAGCAGCTGTGTTAGCAGCATTGTTAGCAGGAGCTGCAACAGGAGTTATATTAGGATTACTTTATGCTCCAGAAGAAGGTAAAGAAACCAGAAAAAAAATCAGAGAAAAAGCAAACGACTTGAAGGATAAAGCTGTAGATGAATATGGTAAAACTTCTGAAAAAGTGAGAGATGCTTATTCTGATGTTTCTCACAATGTAAAAGATAAGTATCAATCTCTTTCTTCTACTTTCAAAGAAACAGCTCAAAATGTAGCTTCTACTGTTAAAGACAGTTATGATAAGTACAAAGATCAGATTGTTTCCAAAACTTCTGACGTTGTAAAAGATGTAGAAACAGAATTAGATGGTTTGAAATAG
- a CDS encoding phage holin family protein gives MIDIIKDYTTKRLDLIKLQFTEKSSLSAGIIAFLSILLIAFSFFIILFNFGIAFLIGQSLGNAAHGFLIVAGFYFVLMIIVFLMKKKIVTVVANQVIDFLKK, from the coding sequence ATGATTGATATTATAAAAGATTATACGACCAAACGTCTGGATCTGATCAAACTCCAGTTCACGGAAAAATCGTCACTTTCAGCGGGAATTATTGCGTTTCTATCTATATTATTAATTGCATTTTCTTTTTTTATTATCTTATTCAATTTCGGAATTGCATTTCTCATTGGACAATCTTTAGGTAATGCTGCACACGGATTTTTGATTGTTGCAGGATTCTATTTTGTGTTGATGATAATCGTTTTCCTGATGAAGAAAAAAATTGTAACCGTTGTAGCAAACCAAGTTATTGACTTCTTAAAAAAATAA
- a CDS encoding TrmH family RNA methyltransferase: MLTAHTIKTIQSLDKKKYRQKYNLFLVEGNKIIKELPNSDYEITDLYSIDPEVLNIKTANETKILPAELKKISFLQTPKDSVAVCKIPENKVLKDVSIQLVLDGIQDPGNLGTIIRLADWFGIEQIICSNDTVDVYNPKVIQATMGSFLRVNVCYVDLEDYLSTYEHPILGTDMDGENIYKTEFPEKFSLVFGNEGNGLRPSTENLITKMITIPRFGKNQSTESLNVSMSTGIILGEIFSKK, encoded by the coding sequence ATGCTTACGGCTCATACTATAAAGACTATACAATCTCTGGACAAAAAGAAATACAGGCAAAAATACAATTTGTTTTTAGTTGAAGGTAATAAAATCATAAAAGAACTACCAAATTCTGATTACGAAATTACCGACCTGTATTCCATTGATCCCGAGGTATTAAATATAAAAACGGCAAACGAAACAAAAATCTTGCCCGCTGAACTCAAAAAAATCAGCTTTTTACAAACTCCGAAAGATTCTGTAGCAGTTTGCAAGATTCCAGAAAATAAAGTTCTGAAAGATGTTTCAATTCAATTGGTTTTGGACGGAATTCAGGATCCCGGAAACCTGGGAACGATCATCAGATTGGCAGACTGGTTTGGGATAGAACAGATTATTTGCAGTAATGATACTGTAGATGTTTATAATCCCAAAGTGATACAAGCAACGATGGGTTCTTTCCTAAGAGTTAATGTTTGTTATGTAGATTTGGAAGATTATCTGTCAACTTACGAGCATCCAATCCTTGGAACCGATATGGATGGAGAGAATATTTATAAAACCGAATTTCCTGAAAAATTCTCTTTAGTTTTTGGAAACGAAGGCAATGGACTGAGACCTTCTACAGAAAATCTGATTACTAAAATGATTACCATCCCGAGATTTGGGAAAAATCAATCCACAGAAAGTTTGAATGTTTCTATGTCAACAGGAATCATTTTGGGAGAAATATTCTCTAAAAAATAA
- the tamL gene encoding translocation and assembly module lipoprotein TamL, with the protein MSRKHINKYFQKYHIFYYSAIFSVFLYACNVTKKVPDGEYLLTANKFQYTDGKIFSDEIPDLVAQKPNKKTLLVLPLGVGLYNMANPKYDTILKEYMTYPSEMRNQKLRDSLFKKFDHPEFVGRNLFWNRFFHTVGEAPVIYSDAKTKQSAKSINNRLINRGYWDAQVTTNVKRDSAGKKAEVDYIITHKDPTYTKDYFYNIPDQNVRSIYESQLTKSLVRKGQILDETVLEKEITRINDLMKEEGYYKFNNDNQDIYFVADSLQSRKNVPLVMNIIKDSIGTPYRKATIGKITVSVAGNLNNADKLPLKDSIRGINIFRRDSSYKANALWLPIILKPGDIYKQSNLDLTRRNLISMNNFTILKAADFLRKEGTAAERDSIIDVEYVLRPLPKYEFNIATDIHYSQILNFGFSPSVDLTTRNVFGGAENLVTSFSGVIGTTKDPKNPDAIFNAYELSAQASLQFPRLLVPFKKYYKVIPKRYSPITSINLGASVQNNIGLGRINFNAGLNYSANVDEGRIQHRLTLFNTQLSLTQNKDRYYEYFPAEDVIRQAVFGWYEDVYPDVNANNYSYDQISRMIVNDQAFLASIPAGDQDILNAFRQSLLNKDRQTQDVIISSIIYNFTYNEIGKKEYTNPIFFSGKVEFAGNTLSLLTHKEKEDGVVSGNSKTIFKIPYSQFIKFDFDFKKYFTFFNDRVKPHTLAFRQLVGVGIPYGNSSTMPFIRSYFNGGANDIRAWVAFGGLGPADSQLDERVRSYAMDNVKLTTSVEYRLPLTNMFEAALFTDAGNIWGLKDNGYGDQFKFKKFISQMGVGSGFGIRMNIAYVNLRLDFAYKMHDPNRPKGSRWVIDEIKPLQPTVNFAIGYPF; encoded by the coding sequence ATGAGCCGTAAGCATATCAACAAATATTTTCAAAAATATCATATATTTTATTACTCCGCAATTTTCAGTGTGTTTTTGTACGCATGTAATGTAACGAAAAAAGTTCCTGACGGTGAGTATCTGTTGACAGCCAACAAATTCCAATATACAGACGGTAAAATTTTCTCAGACGAAATCCCTGATCTTGTAGCACAGAAACCTAATAAAAAAACACTTTTGGTTCTTCCTTTAGGAGTTGGTCTTTATAATATGGCAAATCCTAAATACGATACAATTCTGAAAGAGTATATGACCTATCCCAGCGAAATGAGAAATCAAAAGCTGAGGGATTCACTTTTTAAGAAGTTTGATCATCCGGAATTTGTCGGGCGAAATTTGTTTTGGAATCGATTCTTCCATACTGTTGGAGAAGCTCCCGTGATTTATAGCGACGCAAAAACGAAACAAAGTGCGAAAAGTATTAATAACAGATTGATTAATCGTGGTTATTGGGATGCTCAAGTTACAACTAATGTAAAAAGAGATTCTGCTGGTAAAAAGGCAGAAGTTGATTACATTATTACTCATAAAGATCCGACTTATACCAAGGATTATTTCTATAATATTCCGGATCAGAATGTCAGAAGTATCTACGAGTCTCAATTGACCAAAAGTCTTGTCAGAAAAGGACAAATTCTGGATGAAACGGTTTTGGAAAAAGAAATTACAAGGATTAATGATTTGATGAAAGAAGAGGGTTATTATAAATTCAATAATGACAATCAGGATATTTATTTCGTTGCTGATTCCTTGCAAAGCCGAAAAAATGTTCCTTTGGTAATGAACATTATTAAGGATTCTATAGGAACACCTTACAGAAAAGCCACCATTGGAAAAATTACAGTTTCTGTTGCCGGTAATTTGAATAATGCAGATAAACTTCCGTTGAAGGACAGTATCCGGGGAATCAATATTTTTAGAAGAGATAGCTCTTATAAAGCGAATGCACTTTGGTTGCCAATTATCCTGAAACCTGGTGACATTTACAAACAATCAAATCTTGATCTCACAAGAAGAAATCTGATTTCAATGAATAATTTTACAATTCTTAAAGCTGCTGATTTTCTACGTAAAGAAGGAACCGCTGCGGAAAGAGACAGTATTATAGATGTTGAATATGTTCTGAGACCTTTGCCAAAATATGAGTTCAATATTGCAACAGATATCCATTATTCTCAGATTCTGAATTTCGGTTTTTCCCCTTCTGTAGATTTGACAACAAGAAATGTTTTTGGAGGCGCAGAGAACCTTGTGACAAGTTTTTCAGGTGTAATAGGAACAACTAAAGATCCTAAAAATCCGGATGCAATTTTTAATGCTTATGAATTATCTGCTCAGGCATCGCTACAGTTTCCAAGATTGTTGGTTCCTTTTAAAAAGTATTATAAAGTAATTCCGAAGAGATATTCGCCGATTACCAGTATCAACCTGGGAGCATCTGTTCAGAATAACATTGGTTTGGGGAGAATCAACTTCAATGCGGGGCTTAATTATTCAGCGAATGTTGATGAAGGAAGAATTCAGCATAGATTGACTTTATTTAATACTCAATTAAGTTTAACTCAAAATAAAGACCGTTATTACGAATATTTTCCTGCTGAAGACGTCATAAGACAGGCTGTTTTTGGTTGGTATGAAGATGTTTATCCGGATGTGAATGCTAATAATTATTCATATGATCAGATTTCCAGAATGATTGTGAATGATCAGGCGTTTTTAGCGTCGATTCCGGCTGGTGATCAAGATATTCTGAATGCATTCAGGCAGTCTTTGCTTAATAAAGATAGACAGACACAAGATGTTATTATTTCTTCAATCATTTATAATTTCACTTATAACGAGATTGGAAAAAAAGAATACACCAACCCAATATTTTTCAGTGGCAAAGTAGAGTTTGCAGGTAACACACTTAGTCTTTTGACTCATAAAGAAAAAGAAGATGGAGTAGTGTCGGGTAACTCTAAAACGATATTCAAAATTCCGTATTCTCAGTTTATCAAATTTGATTTCGATTTCAAAAAATATTTTACATTTTTCAACGACAGAGTTAAACCACATACATTAGCATTTAGACAGCTTGTTGGAGTCGGGATTCCTTATGGTAATTCATCAACAATGCCCTTCATTCGTTCTTATTTCAACGGTGGAGCCAACGATATCAGAGCTTGGGTTGCATTTGGAGGTTTGGGTCCGGCAGATTCTCAGTTAGATGAAAGAGTCCGTTCCTATGCTATGGACAATGTGAAACTGACAACCAGTGTAGAATATCGTTTGCCTTTGACTAATATGTTTGAAGCTGCCCTTTTTACAGATGCCGGGAATATTTGGGGATTAAAAGATAACGGTTACGGCGATCAATTCAAATTCAAAAAATTCATTTCTCAAATGGGAGTTGGTAGTGGTTTCGGAATCAGGATGAATATTGCTTATGTCAATCTGAGACTTGATTTCGCTTACAAAATGCACGATCCTAACCGTCCAAAAGGAAGCCGTTGGGTTATAGATGAAATTAAACCTCTGCAACCAACTGTCAATTTTGCAATCGGATATCCTTTCTAA
- a CDS encoding SRPBCC family protein: protein MNFVDESKSFTHQSEINYPVDKVFPQFNNLQNFAAWNDFFAGKEDLTYSFFTPYEGLGSAMNFSDKKNNKLGDLFIRYSNVNRTVRYQLFDGESANPYLIDVKFVPNGQKTKLFWNIHTPKRDYLERSLNLIAEDFFVENIDKSMKNLYQLLGNKVDRDQKLASIKYDSIMVENRDGELLLGVNVSTRNTKDILFKNVIMNHGKVVNYVRSDLGKKDDEFGMPVLLTNPANLKDKEVSYFYGVPLSKRISVSDNNFSFQTLNASKVYYIYYQGNYNNRVKNIQELLKKAKKDTLRNGQLMEEFLEEPIDNQDVKLKLSLPVYR from the coding sequence ATGAATTTTGTGGATGAAAGCAAGAGTTTTACCCATCAGTCAGAAATCAATTATCCTGTTGATAAGGTTTTTCCTCAGTTCAACAATCTTCAGAATTTTGCAGCCTGGAACGATTTTTTTGCTGGTAAGGAAGATTTGACTTATTCATTTTTTACACCTTACGAAGGTTTGGGAAGTGCAATGAATTTTTCCGATAAAAAAAATAACAAATTGGGCGATTTGTTTATCCGTTATTCCAATGTCAATCGAACGGTGCGTTATCAGCTTTTCGATGGCGAAAGTGCTAATCCGTATTTGATAGATGTGAAATTTGTTCCCAATGGACAAAAAACTAAATTATTCTGGAACATCCATACGCCAAAAAGAGATTATCTGGAGCGTTCTCTCAATCTTATTGCTGAAGATTTTTTCGTTGAGAATATTGATAAAAGTATGAAAAATCTTTATCAATTATTAGGTAATAAAGTTGATAGAGATCAGAAATTAGCCTCAATCAAATACGACAGTATTATGGTTGAGAATCGTGATGGAGAATTGCTTCTAGGAGTCAATGTCAGCACCCGAAATACCAAAGATATTCTTTTCAAAAACGTCATAATGAACCATGGAAAAGTAGTTAATTATGTTAGGTCAGATTTAGGAAAAAAAGATGATGAGTTTGGGATGCCTGTACTTCTTACTAATCCGGCTAACCTGAAAGATAAAGAGGTTTCTTATTTCTATGGTGTTCCATTGTCGAAAAGAATTTCTGTGAGTGATAATAATTTCAGTTTCCAAACACTCAATGCTTCTAAAGTTTATTACATCTATTATCAGGGGAATTATAACAACCGTGTGAAAAATATTCAGGAGCTTCTCAAAAAGGCTAAAAAAGATACTTTGAGAAACGGTCAGCTAATGGAAGAGTTCTTGGAAGAACCAATTGATAATCAAGATGTAAAACTCAAATTATCTTTGCCGGTTTATCGATAG
- a CDS encoding 2-oxoglutarate dehydrogenase E1 component, with product MDKFSFLNAVHAQLIDDMYEQYKKYPDALEPSWKAFFQGFDFALENYSDEDATSQSVSQSAPVQYAQQAVTNNAVSEDISKEFKVVNLIEAYRSRGHLFTKTNPVRERRHYFPTLEIENFGLSKEDLNKKFNSATQTGMPGPATLQEIITHLENIYCDSIGVEYMHIQNVEEKKWIMEWVNVNENHPTLSAQEKTEILFKLNQAVAFENYLHTKFVGQKRFSLEGGESLIPALDQLITRSSQLGVDEVVLGMAHRGRLNVLTNIFQKSYKQIFSEFEGKEFEEDVFSGDVKYHLGSSKKITTANGEEVRINLTPNPSHLETVAALVEGICRAKVDNVYKDDYSKVLPIVIHGDGAIAGQGIVYEIAQMMNLEGYRTGGTVHIVVNNQVSFTTNYLDARSSVYCTDIAKVTDSPVMHINADDVEAVVHAIRFAADFRAKFGKDVYIDLLGYRKYGHNEGDEPRFTQPNLYKLISKHQNPREIYKELLIKENVVSDEVLKKMEQEFKALLDENFDASKEIERNTMDIFMKDDWTDFPIGGKGAVANSTIDTKFDLEKLKELAIKISTLPADKKFINKITRLFENRIKMVENNSLDWAVAELLAYATLLTEGYNVRISGEDVERGTFSHRHAVVKTEDTEEEYIPLRHVNEQRFDVYNSHLSEYGVLGFDYGYAMAAPKTLTIWEAQFGDFTNGAQIIVDQYLVAAEEKWKIQNGMVMMLPHGSEGQGAEHSSARLERFLTLSANENIIVANITSPANYFHLLRRQMKFGFRKPLVIMTPKSLLRHPKVVSPLEDLANGSFQPILDDPTADPAKVERLVLCTGKLYYDLLAKKEELNDDKVALVRLEQIYPLNLDNINAIFDKYNNRKDLIWAQEEPENMGAWSYILRNFRNTDIQLISPVASGTPAPGSHKMFEKNQTKIINDVFQTDDAPAKRPVTA from the coding sequence ATGGATAAATTTTCATTTCTAAATGCCGTACATGCTCAGTTGATTGATGATATGTACGAGCAGTACAAAAAATACCCAGATGCTCTAGAACCTTCTTGGAAAGCTTTTTTCCAAGGTTTTGATTTTGCATTGGAAAATTACAGCGATGAAGATGCGACATCACAGTCCGTTTCTCAATCAGCTCCAGTTCAATATGCTCAGCAAGCAGTTACAAACAATGCTGTTTCAGAAGATATTTCAAAAGAATTCAAAGTGGTGAACCTAATCGAAGCTTACAGGTCGAGAGGTCACCTTTTTACAAAAACCAATCCTGTAAGAGAAAGAAGACATTATTTTCCAACACTTGAAATCGAAAATTTTGGCTTGTCTAAAGAAGATTTGAATAAAAAATTCAATTCTGCGACGCAAACCGGGATGCCAGGTCCTGCAACATTGCAGGAGATTATTACACATTTAGAAAACATTTATTGTGATTCTATCGGTGTGGAGTATATGCATATCCAAAATGTTGAGGAGAAAAAATGGATTATGGAATGGGTGAATGTTAACGAAAACCATCCGACATTATCTGCTCAGGAAAAAACAGAAATCCTTTTCAAACTAAACCAAGCGGTGGCATTTGAAAATTATTTGCATACAAAATTCGTTGGTCAAAAACGTTTTTCTTTGGAAGGAGGCGAATCTTTGATTCCTGCATTGGATCAATTGATTACACGTTCATCACAATTAGGCGTTGATGAGGTTGTTCTTGGAATGGCTCACAGAGGTCGTCTGAATGTTTTGACTAATATTTTCCAAAAGTCTTACAAACAGATTTTCTCAGAATTCGAAGGAAAAGAGTTTGAAGAAGATGTGTTCTCTGGTGATGTCAAATACCACTTGGGTTCTTCTAAAAAAATTACAACGGCAAACGGAGAAGAAGTTAGAATCAACCTTACTCCTAATCCATCGCACTTGGAAACCGTTGCTGCGCTTGTAGAAGGAATCTGCAGAGCAAAAGTGGATAACGTTTACAAAGATGATTATTCTAAAGTTTTACCAATCGTAATCCACGGAGATGGGGCTATTGCCGGGCAAGGTATTGTTTACGAAATCGCTCAGATGATGAATCTGGAAGGTTACAGAACGGGTGGAACTGTTCACATCGTTGTGAATAATCAGGTTTCTTTTACGACAAACTATCTTGATGCAAGGTCTTCAGTTTATTGTACGGATATCGCAAAAGTAACGGATTCTCCGGTGATGCATATCAATGCAGATGATGTGGAAGCGGTTGTTCATGCGATTAGATTTGCTGCGGATTTCCGCGCGAAGTTTGGTAAAGATGTTTATATCGATCTTTTAGGTTATAGAAAATATGGTCATAACGAGGGTGATGAACCAAGATTTACACAGCCTAATCTTTATAAATTAATTTCAAAACATCAGAACCCAAGAGAAATCTACAAAGAACTTTTGATTAAGGAAAATGTAGTTTCAGATGAAGTTTTGAAAAAAATGGAGCAGGAGTTCAAAGCTTTGCTTGATGAAAACTTTGATGCTTCCAAAGAAATCGAAAGAAATACAATGGACATCTTTATGAAAGATGACTGGACAGATTTCCCAATCGGTGGAAAAGGCGCTGTTGCCAATTCTACCATCGATACAAAATTTGATTTAGAAAAATTAAAAGAATTAGCGATTAAAATTTCGACCCTTCCTGCAGATAAGAAATTCATTAACAAGATTACTCGTCTTTTTGAGAACAGAATCAAAATGGTGGAGAATAATTCTTTGGATTGGGCAGTTGCCGAATTATTGGCATATGCTACGCTTTTGACAGAAGGTTACAATGTGAGAATCTCTGGAGAAGATGTGGAAAGAGGAACATTCTCTCACCGTCACGCTGTTGTGAAAACAGAAGATACAGAAGAGGAATATATCCCATTAAGACACGTTAATGAGCAAAGATTTGATGTTTATAACTCTCATCTTTCTGAATATGGTGTTTTAGGATTTGATTACGGTTATGCGATGGCTGCGCCTAAAACATTGACCATTTGGGAAGCTCAGTTTGGAGATTTTACGAATGGTGCTCAGATTATTGTTGACCAATATCTGGTTGCTGCTGAGGAAAAATGGAAAATCCAAAACGGAATGGTGATGATGTTGCCTCACGGTTCTGAAGGCCAGGGTGCGGAACACTCTTCTGCAAGACTGGAAAGATTCTTGACACTTTCAGCTAACGAAAATATAATCGTTGCTAATATCACTTCTCCTGCAAATTATTTCCATTTGTTGAGAAGACAAATGAAATTCGGATTCAGAAAACCATTGGTTATTATGACGCCGAAATCTTTATTGAGACATCCAAAAGTGGTTTCTCCTTTAGAAGATTTGGCAAACGGAAGTTTCCAGCCGATTTTGGACGACCCAACTGCTGACCCGGCAAAAGTGGAAAGATTGGTGCTTTGTACGGGTAAATTGTACTACGATTTATTAGCCAAGAAAGAAGAGCTTAATGATGATAAAGTTGCTTTGGTAAGATTAGAGCAAATCTATCCTTTGAATTTGGATAACATTAATGCCATCTTCGATAAGTATAACAACAGAAAAGATTTAATCTGGGCTCAGGAAGAACCAGAAAATATGGGTGCTTGGAGTTATATTTTGAGAAACTTCAGAAACACAGATATCCAGTTGATTTCTCCAGTTGCTAGTGGAACGCCAGCGCCGGGAAGTCATAAGATGTTTGAGAAAAATCAGACCAAAATCATCAACGATGTTTTCCAAACGGATGATGCCCCTGCAAAAAGACCAGTAACAGCTTAA